In the genome of Magnolia sinica isolate HGM2019 chromosome 2, MsV1, whole genome shotgun sequence, one region contains:
- the LOC131231297 gene encoding beta-1,3-galactosyltransferase GALT1 isoform X2: MKKWSGGVLIASLFMLLVLRYGVMENALGQTSILSPFYNTSDHLRLNQVGVPNAVQNPENNTEVVSTNSIVSSLFTQRNFSDEEVRSLETWNHLKQLISQAEALPHAVEAIKEAGAAWESLMVSVQEERQLGSVNGSLSHKKKEKQCPYSLHKMNASELGDGSGYKLQIPCGLIQGSSITIIGTPSGLLGNFRIDLTGTPLPGEPDPPVILHYNVRLSGDKITEDPVIVQNTWTIAHDWGAEERCPSPSPENNGKVDELDQCNPIVGKDDKWWFPTSKYSNGSRRPPVALDSAKPRRYFPFKQGYLSVAILRVGPEGIQMTVDGKHITSFAYRESLEPWLVSEVRISGDLDVISVLASGLPTSEDLDHVIDLETLKAAPLPAHKPLDLFVGVFSTANNFKRRMAVRRTWMQYDAVRSGAVAVRFFVGLHKNQLVNEELWNEARTYADTQLMPFVDYYNLITWKTIAICIYGEWPEDTYPPWAHGPGYVVSRDIAKAVYKQHKKRQLKMFKLEDVAMGIWISEMKNQGLDVRYVKDERIHNEGCQDGYVVAHYQEPREMLCLWQKLLEGNGPKCCGG; this comes from the exons atgaagaagtggtcCGGAGGTGTTCTAATAGCGTCCTTGTTTATGTTGTTGGTTCTGAGATATGGTGTCATGGAAAATGCCCTTGGACAAACATCAATTTTAAGTCCCTTCTACAATACATCAGATCATCTTCGTTTGAATCAGGTTGGGGTTCCAAATGCAGTTCAAAATCCTGAAAATAATACAGAAGTGGTTTCCACTAACAGCATAGTCTCCAGTCTTTTTACTCAAAGAAACTTTTCTGATGAAGAAGTACGGTCTTTAGAAACATGGAACCATTTGAAACAGTTAATTAGTCAAGCTGAGGCTTTACCTCATGCTGTTGAGGCTATCAAAGAAGCTGGAGCTGCATGGGAAAGCCTTATGGTTTCGGTTCAAGAGGAAAGACAGCTTGGTTCTGTGAATGGAAGCCTGAGTCACAAGAAGAAAGAGAAACAGTGCCCATATTCTCTTCATAAAATGAATGCTTCTGAACTTGGGGATGGTAGTGGATATAAGTTACAGATCCCTTGCGGCCTGATTCAGGGTTCCTCAATCACTATTATTGGCACTCCAAGTGGACTTCTTGGAAACTTCCGGATTGACTTAACAGGAACACCGCTTCCAGGGGAACCAGATCCTCCCGTTATCTTGCATTACAATGTCCGACTTAGTGGGGATAAGATTACAGAGGATCCTGTGATTGTCCAAAATACTTGGACCATAGCTCATGATTGGGGTGCAGAAGAGAGGTGTCCCTCTCCTTCTCCTGAGAATAATGGGAAAG TGGATGAATTGGACCAGTGTAATCCAATCGTGGGCAAAGATGATAAGTGGTGGTTTCCAACCAGTAAATATTCTAATGGATCGAGACGACCTCCAGTGGCACTTGACAGTGCTAAACCGAGACGCTATTTTCCTTTCAAGCAAGGATACCTGTCAGTTGCCATTCTTCGAGTGGGACCTGAGGGAATCCAGATGACAGTCGATGGAAAGCATATAACTTCTTTTGCTTACCGCGAA AGTTTGGAGCCATGGCTTGTTAGTGAAGTAAGAATTTCAGGGGACCTGGATGTGATTTCTGTTCTTGCTAGCGGTTTGCCCACGTCAGAGGACTTAGATCATGTCATTGATTTAGAAACACTTAAGGCGGCTCCTCTTCCAGCTCACAAGCCGCTTGATCTTTTTGTTGGTGTCTTTTCAACGGCAAATAATTTCAAGCGTCGGATGGCTGTTCGGAGAACTTGGATGCAATATGATGCTGTGCGGTCAGGAGCTGTTGCAGTCCGCTTTTTTGTTGGGCTG CATAAAAACCAGCTGGTGAATGAAGAACTTTGGAACGAGGCGCGTACATATGCAGATACTCAGCTGATGCCTTTTGTTGACTATTACAATCTCATTACATGGAAGACTATCGCCATTTGCATTTATGGG GAATGGCCTGAAGACACATACCCTCCCTGGGCACATGGTCCTGGTTATGTAGTTTCGCGTGACATTGCAAAGGCAGTCTACAAGCAACACAAAAAAAGGCAGTTAAAG ATGTTCAAGCTGGAGGATGTGGCTATGGGCATATGGATATCGGAGATGAAGAATCAAGGGCTGGATGTTAGGTATGTGAAGGATGAGAGGATACATAACGAGGGGTGCCAGGATggatatgttgtggcccactaccAAGAGCCCAGGGAGATGCTCTGCCTCTGGCAGAAGCTGCTGGAGGGAAACGGTCCTAAATGCTGTGGCGGTTAA
- the LOC131231288 gene encoding GDSL esterase/lipase At1g74460-like yields the protein MGHTRASMSTMMVMAVLVGLIVDQGSCKVVQFIFGDSLSEVGNNNRLSRSLAQAALPWYGIDFGDGMPNGRFTNGRTVADIIGDKMGLPRPPAFLDPAVDEDAILQNGLNYASGGGGILNETGQLFNQRFSLSKQIELFQGTQVLIRNKIGKQEAEKFFQEARYVVALGSNDFINNFLLPVYADSWSYTASGFINLLMTTLQQQLKLLYTLGARKLMFFGLGPMGCIPLQRVLSSSGDCQESTNKLALGFNKAGNQLLEGLSSHLPNASFKFGDAYDVVNDVISNPYEHGFNNSDAPCCSLGRIRPALTCTPASSLCTDRSKYVFWDEYHPSDQANEIIANEIIRKLGFLKNNETDAPASAPAGAPALAPSPA from the exons ATGGGACACACAAGGGCAAGCATGTCGACCATGATGGTGATGGCTGTGCTCGTCGGGCTCATTGTGGACCAGGGCTCTTGTAAGGTCGTCCAATTCATCTTCGGCGATTCATTGTCAGAAGTCGGGAACAACAACCGTCTCAGTAGGAGCCTGGCTCAGGCAGCTCTCCCATGGTATGGGATTGATTTCGGTGATGGAATGCCCAATGGGAGGTTTACGAATGGTCGCACCGTTGCCGATATAATAG GTGACAAGATGGGCCTTCCAAGACCACCAGCATTTCTAGATCCAGCCGTAGACGAGGATGCGATATTACAAAATGGACTGAATTATGCCTCTGGGGGTGGTGGGATCTTGAATGAGACTGGACAGTTATTT AATCAAAGATTTTCACTCTCCAAGCAAATCGAGTTGTTTCAAGGAACACAAGTGCTGATAAGGAATAAGATTGGTAAACAAGAAGCTGAGAAATTCTTCCAAGAAGCTCGATACGTTGTCGCATTGGGTAGCAATGACTTCATCAACAATTTCCTGCTACCTGTTTACGCCGATTCATGGAGCTACACTGCATCAGGATTCATTAACCTTCTCATGACAACACTACAACAGCAACTAAAG CTATTGTACACTTTAGGTGCTCGGAAGTTGATGTTTTTTGGGCTCGGGCCCATGGGGTGCATTCCCTTGCAGCGTGTCCTAAGTTCCTCTGGCGATTGCCAGGAGAGCACAAACAAACTGGCACTTGGTTTCAACAAAGCTGGGAATCAGCTCTTGGAAGGCCTATCAAGCCACCTTCCTAATGCAAGCTTCAAATTTGGAGATGCTTACGATGTCGTCAACGATGTAATTAGCAACCCATATGAACATG GTTTCAACAACTCAGATGCACCATGTTGCTCCTTGGGACGGATTCGACCGGCATTGACATGCACCCCTGCATCAAGCCTGTGCACAGATAGAAGCAAGTACGTGTTTTGGGACGAGTATCACCCGTCGGACCAAGCAAATGAGATAATTGCTAATGAGATTATTAGAAAACTagggtttttgaaaaataatgaaaCAGATGCTCCAGCAAGTGCACCAGCAGGTGCACCAGCACTTGCTCCCTCTCCAGCGTAG
- the LOC131231297 gene encoding beta-1,3-galactosyltransferase GALT1 isoform X1, translated as MKKWSGGVLIASLFMLLVLRYGVMENALGQTSILSPFYNTSDHLRLNQVGVPNAVQNPENNTEVVSTNSIVSSLFTQRNFSDEEVRSLETWNHLKQLISQAEALPHAVEAIKEAGAAWESLMVSVQEERQLGSVNGSLSHKKKEKQCPYSLHKMNASELGDGSGYKLQIPCGLIQGSSITIIGTPSGLLGNFRIDLTGTPLPGEPDPPVILHYNVRLSGDKITEDPVIVQNTWTIAHDWGAEERCPSPSPENNGKVDELDQCNPIVGKDDKWWFPTSKYSNGSRRPPVALDSAKPRRYFPFKQGYLSVAILRVGPEGIQMTVDGKHITSFAYRESLEPWLVSEVRISGDLDVISVLASGLPTSEDLDHVIDLETLKAAPLPAHKPLDLFVGVFSTANNFKRRMAVRRTWMQYDAVRSGAVAVRFFVGLHKNQLVNEELWNEARTYADTQLMPFVDYYNLITWKTIAICIYGTEVVAAKYVMKTDDDAFVRVDEVLASLKRLNVTRGLLYGLINSDSRPHRNTDSKWYISPEEWPEDTYPPWAHGPGYVVSRDIAKAVYKQHKKRQLKMFKLEDVAMGIWISEMKNQGLDVRYVKDERIHNEGCQDGYVVAHYQEPREMLCLWQKLLEGNGPKCCGG; from the exons atgaagaagtggtcCGGAGGTGTTCTAATAGCGTCCTTGTTTATGTTGTTGGTTCTGAGATATGGTGTCATGGAAAATGCCCTTGGACAAACATCAATTTTAAGTCCCTTCTACAATACATCAGATCATCTTCGTTTGAATCAGGTTGGGGTTCCAAATGCAGTTCAAAATCCTGAAAATAATACAGAAGTGGTTTCCACTAACAGCATAGTCTCCAGTCTTTTTACTCAAAGAAACTTTTCTGATGAAGAAGTACGGTCTTTAGAAACATGGAACCATTTGAAACAGTTAATTAGTCAAGCTGAGGCTTTACCTCATGCTGTTGAGGCTATCAAAGAAGCTGGAGCTGCATGGGAAAGCCTTATGGTTTCGGTTCAAGAGGAAAGACAGCTTGGTTCTGTGAATGGAAGCCTGAGTCACAAGAAGAAAGAGAAACAGTGCCCATATTCTCTTCATAAAATGAATGCTTCTGAACTTGGGGATGGTAGTGGATATAAGTTACAGATCCCTTGCGGCCTGATTCAGGGTTCCTCAATCACTATTATTGGCACTCCAAGTGGACTTCTTGGAAACTTCCGGATTGACTTAACAGGAACACCGCTTCCAGGGGAACCAGATCCTCCCGTTATCTTGCATTACAATGTCCGACTTAGTGGGGATAAGATTACAGAGGATCCTGTGATTGTCCAAAATACTTGGACCATAGCTCATGATTGGGGTGCAGAAGAGAGGTGTCCCTCTCCTTCTCCTGAGAATAATGGGAAAG TGGATGAATTGGACCAGTGTAATCCAATCGTGGGCAAAGATGATAAGTGGTGGTTTCCAACCAGTAAATATTCTAATGGATCGAGACGACCTCCAGTGGCACTTGACAGTGCTAAACCGAGACGCTATTTTCCTTTCAAGCAAGGATACCTGTCAGTTGCCATTCTTCGAGTGGGACCTGAGGGAATCCAGATGACAGTCGATGGAAAGCATATAACTTCTTTTGCTTACCGCGAA AGTTTGGAGCCATGGCTTGTTAGTGAAGTAAGAATTTCAGGGGACCTGGATGTGATTTCTGTTCTTGCTAGCGGTTTGCCCACGTCAGAGGACTTAGATCATGTCATTGATTTAGAAACACTTAAGGCGGCTCCTCTTCCAGCTCACAAGCCGCTTGATCTTTTTGTTGGTGTCTTTTCAACGGCAAATAATTTCAAGCGTCGGATGGCTGTTCGGAGAACTTGGATGCAATATGATGCTGTGCGGTCAGGAGCTGTTGCAGTCCGCTTTTTTGTTGGGCTG CATAAAAACCAGCTGGTGAATGAAGAACTTTGGAACGAGGCGCGTACATATGCAGATACTCAGCTGATGCCTTTTGTTGACTATTACAATCTCATTACATGGAAGACTATCGCCATTTGCATTTATGGG ACAGAGGTTGTTGCAGCTAAATATGTGATGAAAACGGATGACGATGCATTTGTCCGTGTGGATGAGGTGCTAGCTTCTTTAAAGAGGTTAAATGTGACACGGGGGCTGTTATATGGCCTCATTAACTCAGACTCCCGGCCTCATCGAAATACCGACAGCAAATGGTATATAAGCCCAGAG GAATGGCCTGAAGACACATACCCTCCCTGGGCACATGGTCCTGGTTATGTAGTTTCGCGTGACATTGCAAAGGCAGTCTACAAGCAACACAAAAAAAGGCAGTTAAAG ATGTTCAAGCTGGAGGATGTGGCTATGGGCATATGGATATCGGAGATGAAGAATCAAGGGCTGGATGTTAGGTATGTGAAGGATGAGAGGATACATAACGAGGGGTGCCAGGATggatatgttgtggcccactaccAAGAGCCCAGGGAGATGCTCTGCCTCTGGCAGAAGCTGCTGGAGGGAAACGGTCCTAAATGCTGTGGCGGTTAA